One genomic region from Oncorhynchus gorbuscha isolate QuinsamMale2020 ecotype Even-year linkage group LG13, OgorEven_v1.0, whole genome shotgun sequence encodes:
- the LOC123993884 gene encoding olfactory receptor 52D1-like: protein MGNRTIDVLNTVFIMGKIDLSSEGRYLTVLIGSLVYLFTLFGNLSLLAVIVFNRNLHGPMYLFLLNLSINDLIGISAMIPRVMSDVLSEDRHITYPACLIQAFCIHMYGGATLLILSIMSFDRYIAICHPLRYHSIMTKNTVVSLIASAWLIDFLLVGILFGLTLRFPVCKTVIVNIYCDNMSLLRLTCATETTVNNIYGLFITGLLHGAGAFSVVFSYSLILFTCFRGSDSDAKLKALHTCATHLLVFLIYEFSGIIVVLVYRIPNTPLLLQTFAGMIFVIFPPGLNPVIYGIKTKKIRVKLLQLFSMAKGSVRVVKVNSVT from the coding sequence ATGGGGAACCGAACCATAGATGTACTCAACACTGTTTTCATAATGGGCAAAATAGACTTGTCTTCTGAAGGGAGATATTTAACTGTCCTAATTGGCTCTCTCGTCTACTTATTTACACTGTTCGGTAACCTGTCTTTGCTTGCGGTTATAGTTTTCAACAGAAATCTACACGGGCCTATGTATCTGTTCCTTCTCAACTTATCCATCAATGACTTGATCGGTATCAGCGCCATGATTCCAAGGGTCATGTCAGATGTATTGTCTGAAGATAGGCACATCACTTACCCAGCATGCTTGATTCAGGCTTTCTGTATTCATATGTATGGCGGAGCGACACTTCTCATATTGTCTATCATGTCGTTTGATCGCTACATAGCTATCTGTCATCCACTAAGGTACCACTCCATCATGACTAAGAACACTGTTGTAAGTCTCATTGCCTCTGCTTGGCTGATTGACTTTCTACTGGTTGGGATCCTGTTCGGGCTCACGTTGCGTTTCCCTGTTTGTAAAACAGTTATCGTGAACATCTATTGTGACAACATGTCCCTGTTAAGACTGACCTGTGCAACAGAAACCACAGTGAACAACATCTATGGCTTATTTATCACAGGTCTACTCCATGGAGCAGGGGCTTTTTCTGTGGtcttctcctactcactcattctATTCACATGCTTTAGAGGTAGTGACTCTGATGCCAAGCTAAAGGCCTTGCATACATGTGCCACACACCTGCTTGTCTTTCTAATCTATGAGTTCTCAGGTATCATTGTTGTCCTTGTGTATCGAATACCAAACACTCCTCTCCTACTTCAGACATTTGCAGGAATGATATTTGTCATATTTCCTCCAGGTCTTAACCCAGTAATATATGGTATCAAAACTAAAAAGATTAGAGTGAAATTACTTCAGCTTTTCTCCATGGCCAAAGGTTCAGTTAGAGTAGTAAAAGTCAATAGTGTAACTTAA
- the LOC123992244 gene encoding putative gustatory receptor clone PTE03, producing the protein MYTNSTYMLSMESLAIAPSGVYPAFLFGTLMYCFIVFCNMTVLSTIALDRKLHKPMFILLFNMPINDLIGATAFFPQLLVSILAQNRSISYPACYLQALLIHLYGAGSLTILTGMAYDRYIAICCPLRYNSIMSSNNLMKIIIFMWLLVITLIVVLLALVTRFKICRTTIVEIYCNNPSLVRLICDDTRINNYYGLLITAVFQGVSLIVVIFTYIQILLSCVMNKSSDARSKAIQTCGTHLVVFLFLEFNACFSLIAHRFEHVAPSLRRAFGVSVMVFPPILNPLIYGLKTKEIRQNVLGFYKRKVSSVK; encoded by the coding sequence ATGTATACAAACTCTACATACATGTTGagcatggaatcactggccataGCTCCATCAGGTGTTTACCCAGCATTCCTTTTTGGGACCCTTATGTACTGTTTCATTGTGTTTTGTAACATGACGGTTTTATCTACCATAGCCCTGGACAGAAAGCTGCATAAACCCATGTTTATCCTACTCTTCAACATGCCTATCAATGACTTGATTGGTGCTACAGCCTTCTTCCCTCAGCTGTTGGTAAGCATCCTGGCTCAGAACAGGTCCATCTCCTACCCTGCATGCTACCTCCAAGCTCTGCTCATCCACCTGTACGGAGCTGGCTCCTTAACTATCCTGACTGGCATGGCTTATGACCGGTATATCGCAATCTGCTGTCCCCTGAGGTATAACTCCATCATGAGTTCCAATAACTTGATGAAAATCATCATTTTCATGTGGCTTTTGGTCATTACCCTGATTGTGGTTCTGTTGGCTCTGGTCACTCGCTTCAAGATCTGCAGAACAACAATAGTGGAAATTTATTGTAACAATCCGTCATTGGTGAGGCTCATTTGTGATGACACACGTATAAACAACTACTATGGGTTGTTGATAACAGCTGTCTTTCAGGGTGTATCGTTGATAGTGGTTATATTTACATATATCCAGATCCTGCTCAGCTGTGTCATGAATAAGTCATCTGATGCCCGGAGCAAGGCCATTCAGACATGTGGTACACATCTTGTAGTGTTCTTATTCTTAGAGTTCAACGCCTGCTTTAGCCTGATAGCTCATCGATTTGAGCATGTAGCCCCTTCCTTGAGGAGGGCTTTTGGAGTGTCAGTTATGGTGTTCCCTCCCATTCTCAATCCCCTCATATATGGTCTAAAAACTAAAGAAATTCGACAAAATGTTCTGGGTTTCTACAAACGGAAGGTATCTTCAGTTAAATGA